The following coding sequences lie in one Aythya fuligula isolate bAytFul2 chromosome 17, bAytFul2.pri, whole genome shotgun sequence genomic window:
- the LOC116496138 gene encoding sodium-dependent serotonin transporter-like, whose protein sequence is MGEQPCPVPASPPGQDGGPGASPVPPVHPRDKWSKKMDFLLSVVGFAVDLGNVWRFPYICYQNGGGAFLIPYTLMAVFGGVPLFYMELALGQFHRTGAIPIWRRICPIFKGIGFAICIIGLYVSFYYNTIIAWALYYFYSSFSGTLPWASCDNPWNTPNCTNYFGRSNVTWTNSSRSPAEEFYTRKVLEIQKSGGLYDVGGIRWQLLLCLFLIFTIVYFSLWKGVKTSGKVVWVTATLPYLVLLILLVRGATLPGAWRGVLFYLRPDWGKLLSTAVWVDAAAQIFFSLGPGFGVLLALASYNHFHNNCYRDALVTSAVNCLTSFLSGFVIFTVLGYMAEMRDVEVEDVARDKGPSLLFITYPEAIANMVGSTFFAVIFFLMMITLGLDSTFGGLEAVITAVMDEYPQVLAKRRELFVLGLITVCFLGSLSTLTYGGAYVVKLLEEFGAGCSILAVVLLETIAVSWFYGIQRFSHDVKAMLGFAPGLFWKVCWAAISPALLAFIVVSSLLEQPPLVLFGYQYPAWSTSVGHLVGASSFVCIPVYMVYKLVWTPGSLKQRLAVCVRPEKTARDAQAEVLRMSPVP, encoded by the exons AtgggggagcagccctgcccgGTACCTGCCAGCCCCCCCGGGCAGGACGGGGGTCCTGgggccagccccgtgcccccggTGCACCCCCGGGACAAGTGGAGCAAAAAAATGGATTTCCTCCTCTCGGTCGTTGGATTTGCCGTCGATCTGGGCAACGTGTGGCGGTTCCCTTACATCTGCTACCAGAACGGAGGGG GCGCCTTCCTCATCCCCTACACGCTGATGGCTGTTTTCGGGGGGGTGCCCCTCTTCTACATGGAGCTGGCCCTGGGGCAATTCCACCGGACGGGCGCCATCCCCATCTGGAGGCGCATCTGCCCCATCTTCAAAG gCATCGGCTTTGCCATCTGCATCATCGGCCTCTACGTCTCCTTCTACTACAACACCATCATCGCCTGGGCTCTCTATTACTTCTACTCGTCCTTCTCGGGCACCCTGCCCTGGGCGAGCTGCGACAACCCCTGGAACACCCCCAACTGCACCAACTACTTCGGGAGGAGCAACGTGACTTGGACCAACTCCTCCAGGTCCCCCGCCGAGGAGTTTTATAC GAGGAAGGTGCTGGAGATCCAGAAGTCCGGCGGTCTGTATGATGTGGGGGGGATCCGCTggcagctgctcctctgcctcttcctcatCTTCACCATCGTCTACTTCAGCCTGTGGAAAGGGGTGAAAACCTCCGGCAAG GTGGTGTGGGTGACGGCCACGCTGCCCTACCTCGTCCTCCTCATCCTGCTGGTCCGCGGGGCCACCCTGCCTGGTGCCTGGCGAGGGGTGCTCTTCTACCTGCGCCCGGACTGGGGCAAGCTCCTGAGCACGGCG GTCTGGGTGGATGCTGCTGCgcagattttcttctctctgggCCCCGGATTCGGCGTCCTTCTGGCTCTGGCCAGTTACAACCACTTCCACAACAACTGCTACCG GGACGCGCTCGTCACCAGCGCGGTGAACTGCCTCACCAGCTTCCTCTCGGGCTTCGTCATCTTCACCGTGCTGGGCTACATGGCCGAGATGAGGGACGTGGAGGTGGAGGACGTAGCCAGAGACAAAG GTCCCAGCCTGCTTTTCATCACCTACCCCGAAGCCATCGCCAACATGGTGGGCTCCACCTTCTTCGCCGTCATCTTCTTCCTGATGATGATAACGCTGGGGCTGGACAGCACG TTTGGGGGCCTGGAGGCAGTGATCACGGCCGTGATGGACGAGTACCCCCAGGTCCTGGCCAAACGCAGGGAGCTCTTTGTCCTCGGCCTCATCACAGTCTGCTTCCTGGGCTCCCTGAGCACCCTCACCTAC GGCGGCGCCTACGTGgtgaagctgctggaggagttCGGCGCGGGCTGCTCGATCCTGGCCGTGGTGCTGCTGGAAACGATAGCCGTGTCCTGGTTTTATG GGATCCAGAGGTTCTCCCACGACGTGAAAGCCATGCTGGGCTTCGCCCCGGGGCTGTTCTGGAAGGTGTGCTGGGCTGCCATCAGCCCGGCCTTGCTGGCG tTCATCGTTGtcagctccctgctggagcagcctccCCTGGTGCTCTTCGGCTACCAGTACCCGGCGTGGAGCACCTCGGTGGGGCACCTGGTGGGAGCATCCTCCTTTGTCTGCATCCCCGTCTACATGGTGTACAAGCTGGTCTGGACGCCCGGCTCTCTCAAGCAG CGCCTCGCCGTCTGCGTTCGGCCGGAGAAAACAGCACGAGACGCCCAGGCCGAGGTGCTGCGCATGTCACCGGTCCCATAA
- the ANKRD13A gene encoding ankyrin repeat domain-containing protein 13A, with translation MSSPGGAFPLHALVWDNDHRRLDQELHGQDVDQRDPRGRTLLHLAVSLGYIESAKVLLQHKADVTKENAQGWTVLHEAVSTGDPEMVQMILQHRDYQQTSRTLGGVPELLQKINETPDFYVEMKWEFTSWVPLVSRVCPSDVCRIWKSGAKLRVDITLLGFENMSWERGRRSLIFKGEDTGGWAELIEINHDDKFVTTERFEISQHMKRLTLGSMTPKRKDVERRLTSPIINTCLDTKNIAFERTTTGFWVWRTEKAEGVNGYEAKVYIANNVNVVTKIRTEHLTEEEKKRYKADRNPLESFLGTVEHEYGAQSTVKTTEYAASNNPTAITLEEYLDPNFDLKGRDIGRPKEVTIRTQKFKATLWMSEEFPLSLMEQVTPIIDLMARTSAHFARLKDFITLEFPPGFPVKIEIPLFHVLNARITFENVNGCRTAEKTSQMAGGAQCDSGANFEVDQSVFEIPKSYHVQDDGRNIHVQDEDNEIMQFAIQQSLLESSGNKEVGMHSNGAVAYSQDFNIQYQRALQESYLTSTGNSCCSTPSEPNSFEKDLQLAMELSVREQEEREKQRREEEDAELQQVLQLSLVEK, from the exons ATGAGCTCCCCCGGCGGGGCCTTCCCCCTGCACGCCCTCGTCTGGGACAACGACCACCGGCGGCTGGACCAGGAGCTGCACGGCCAG GATGTTGATCAGCGTGATCCACGAGGCCGGACCTTGTTGCACCTTGCCGTTTCCCTGGGTTACATAGAATCTGCCAAAGTTCTTCTTCAACACAAGGCAGATGTAACTAAAGAGAACGCCCAGGGATGGACAG TTTTACATGAAGCTGTCAGCACAGGAGATCCGGAGATGGTACAGATGATTCTGCAGCATCGAGACTATCAGCAGACCTCTAGGACGCTTGGAGGAGTTCCTGAATTACTCCAAAAGATTAATGAG actcCTGACTTTTATGTGGAAATGAAATGGGAGTTTACTAGCTGGG TTCCACTGGTTTCTAGGGTTTGTCCAAGCGATGTCTGTCGCATCTGGAAAAGTGGTGCCAAGTTGCGAGTTGATATCACGTTGCTGGGATTTGAAAATatgagctgggagaggggaaggcGTAGTTTAATTTTCAAGGGCGAAG ATACCGGAGGTTGGGCAGAACTAATTGAGATAAATCATGATGATAAGTTCGTTACAACTGAGCGCTTTGAGATTTCCCAACACATGAAGCGTTTGACGCTGGGATCTATGACCccaaaaaggaaagatgtgGAAAGACGCCTTACCTCTCCGATTATTAATACGTGCCTTGATactaaaaatattgcttttgaaAG AACCACCACTGGATTCTGGGTATGGaggacagaaaaagcagaaggcGTAAATGGTTACGAAGCAAAG gtgtACATTGCAAACAACGTGAATGTGGTCACAAAAATCAGAACGGAACATctaacagaagaggaaaagaaaagatataaaG ctgaCAGGAACCCTCTGGAATCATTTCTGGGTACAGTGGAGCATGAGTATGGTGCTCAG agtACAGTCAAGACAACAGAGTATGCTGCAAGTAACAACCCTACTGCTATTACTCTGGAGGAATACTTGGACCCAAACTTTGATTTGAAAGGTAGAGATATAGGAAGACCGAAAGAAGTCACCATTCGAACACAGAA GTTTAAAGCAACCCTGTGGATGAGTGAAGAGTTTCCCTTGTCCCTTATGGAACAAGTCACTCCGATCATTGATCTGATGGCCAGAACTAGTGCTCATTTTGCCAGGCTTAAGGATTTCATCACTCTGGAATTTCCACCAGGATTCCCTGTCAAAATTG aaattccCCTATTTCATGTGCTCAATGCCCGAATTACTTTTGAAAACGTCAatggctgcaggacagctgagAAAACATCACAGATGGCTGGAGGTGCACAGTGTGATTCAG GTGCTAATTTTGAGGTTGACCAGTCGGTGTTTGAGATCCCCAAATCTTACCATGTCCAAGATGATGGCAGGAACATACACGTGCAGGATGAAGATAACGAGATCATGCAGTTTGCTATTCAGCAGAGTTTGTTGGAATCCAGTGGAAATAAA GAAGTGGGGATGCATTCCAATGGAGCAGTTGCATATTCACAGGACTTCAATATACAGTATCAGAG ggCACTGCAGGAGAGCTATCTAACAAGCACAGGTAATTCATGCTGCAGCACCCCCAGTGAAccaaacagttttgaaaaagaCTTGCAGCTTGCCATGGAGCTGTCTGTCCGAGAGCAGGAAGAACGGGAGAAGCAACGCCGTGAAGAGGAAGATGCAGAGCTTCAGCAAGTTTTACAGCTTTCTCTCGTGGAAAAGTAA